The following proteins come from a genomic window of Amphiura filiformis chromosome 16, Afil_fr2py, whole genome shotgun sequence:
- the LOC140136519 gene encoding cilia- and flagella-associated protein 90-like, with translation MTENMSTGKNLKDYPGLFANKEPIAAKSAFSYIPTVRNDPKEQNVFNSDGKGKPVCTYDRLFNWKEGYDNKLHRCDREHAKLKGLSTNDEEKEKVIPTLNSTEYGHRLDEFKDNPDRLHVRVGHVNSEFFRRTGINISADTH, from the exons ATGACTGAAAATATGTCGACAGGAAAGAATTTAAAAGATTATCCTGGTTTGTTTGCCAACAAAGAACCAATTGCTGCCAAATCGGCTTTTAGTTACATTCCTACTGTGCGAAATGATCCTAAAGAACAGAATGTTTTTAACAGTGATGGAAag GGTAAACCAGTGTGCACATATGATAGATTATTTAACTGGAAAGAGGGATATGATAACAAACTACACAGATGTGACAGAGAACATGCAAAGCTAAAAGGACTCTCAACAAATGATGAG GAAAAGGAGAAAGTCATTCCTACATTAAACTCAACAGAATATGGACACCGATTAGATGAATTTAAAGACAATCCAGACCGTCTCCATGTGCGTGTTGGTCATGTTAACTCTGAATTCTTTAGAAGGACTGGTATCAATATATCTGCTGATACACACTAG